A genome region from bacterium includes the following:
- a CDS encoding aminopeptidase, whose product MAAVLTLAGCGVGYVARAGYEEARILWRREPISAVLARPDLDPATRAKLALVEPIRAYARDALGLRVGGSYRTVAAVDASQVVHVVTAAPRTRLQPLTWWFPIVGRVPYRGYFDAAEASRFAGDLERRGDDTMVRPAVAFSTLGWFDDPLLSTMLRDDETALAETLLHELTHATRYVPGEVAFNESFAMFVGLCGAERFFLARGDADRAARVADRWADAQTFSTALAEVVARLRMAYQQPIDEPARQALFVALQEDMAGRAWRTSEYAGFWRRPINNAVIVHDQLYADRLPLFAAALACRAGDLRATVDAILDRLAADDPYAAVAALAGCGGADG is encoded by the coding sequence GTGGCAGCGGTCCTGACGCTCGCCGGCTGCGGCGTCGGCTACGTCGCCCGGGCCGGCTACGAGGAGGCGCGCATCCTGTGGCGGCGCGAGCCGATCAGCGCGGTGCTCGCGCGCCCGGATCTCGATCCGGCCACCCGCGCCAAGCTGGCGCTCGTCGAGCCGATCCGCGCATACGCCCGCGACGCCCTGGGGCTGCGCGTCGGCGGCAGCTACCGCACCGTCGCAGCCGTGGATGCGAGCCAGGTCGTGCACGTCGTCACCGCCGCGCCGCGCACCCGCCTGCAGCCGCTGACCTGGTGGTTCCCGATCGTCGGCCGCGTGCCCTACCGCGGATATTTCGACGCGGCGGAGGCCAGCCGGTTTGCCGGCGACCTCGAACGCCGGGGCGACGACACGATGGTGCGCCCGGCGGTCGCCTTCAGCACCCTCGGTTGGTTCGACGATCCGCTGCTCTCGACGATGCTGCGCGACGATGAGACGGCGCTCGCCGAGACGCTCCTCCACGAGCTCACGCACGCCACCCGCTACGTGCCGGGAGAGGTCGCGTTCAACGAATCGTTCGCGATGTTCGTCGGCCTGTGCGGTGCCGAGCGCTTCTTCCTCGCCCGCGGCGACGCCGACCGCGCCGCGCGCGTCGCCGACCGCTGGGCCGACGCGCAGACGTTCTCGACGGCGTTGGCCGAGGTCGTCGCCCGGCTGCGGATGGCCTACCAGCAGCCGATCGACGAGCCGGCGCGCCAGGCACTGTTCGTCGCCCTGCAAGAGGACATGGCCGGGCGCGCCTGGCGCACCTCGGAGTACGCGGGATTCTGGCGCCGCCCGATCAACAACGCGGTGATCGTCCACGACCAGCTCTATGCCGATCGCCTGCCGCTCTTCGCCGCCGCGCTGGCCTGCCGCGCCGGCGACCTGCGCGCCACGGTCGACGCGATCCTCGACCGCCTCGCCGCGGACGACCCGTACGCCGCCGTCGCGGCGCTGGCCGGCTGCGGCGGCGCCGACGGCTGA
- a CDS encoding ABC transporter ATP-binding protein codes for MRRLWAYIRPHRATFWAAMLCLPLTSAFSLAQPYLLKIAIDHAIAEADRAGLLRIGALYGLAMVAEFGLLYLQYYLMMLVAQRSLAALRVDLVSHLQTLPTTFFDRNPVGRLVTRLTTDVDVINEMFAAGALTILMDVATLLGIVAIMMAIEWHLALVTLAVVPVVFVAINYFRVKARQNYRAIRDRLARLNAYLQEALAGMTVIQLFAREETSQRRFDRLNEDFRDANHYANIYEAALFSIIEAISSVAIALILWYGGAGIVAGTFAFGTLVAFIEYMQRFFVPIRDFSTKYAVMQSAMSSAERIFELLDQPVPIASPAAPRVPSTVRGRIEFDRVWFAYVDEEWVLRDLSFTVAPGETIALVGPTGSGKTTIIKLLNRSYDVARGRVLVDGVDVRDWDLAALRRHIGVVLQDVFLFSGTVASNLTLDRADISRDTAVAAAQAVHADPFIRRLPRGYDEPVRERGNNLSIGQRQLLSFARALAYAPSVLVLDEATSSIDSETETLIQDALRRLLAGRTSLVVAHRLSTIEDADRILVLHAGALRESGTHAELLRHRGLYYRLYQLQYAAGDRARADAHSVAAS; via the coding sequence ATGCGGCGCCTGTGGGCCTACATCCGCCCGCACCGCGCCACCTTCTGGGCGGCGATGCTCTGCCTGCCGCTCACGTCGGCGTTCTCGCTGGCACAGCCGTATCTGCTCAAGATCGCCATCGACCACGCCATCGCGGAGGCGGATCGCGCCGGCCTGCTGCGCATCGGGGCGCTCTACGGCCTCGCCATGGTGGCCGAGTTCGGCCTCCTCTACCTGCAGTACTATCTGATGATGCTGGTGGCGCAGCGCAGCCTCGCGGCATTGCGCGTCGATCTCGTCAGCCACCTGCAGACGCTGCCGACGACGTTCTTCGATCGCAATCCCGTCGGCCGCCTGGTCACGCGCCTCACCACCGACGTCGACGTCATCAACGAGATGTTCGCCGCCGGGGCGCTGACGATCCTCATGGACGTCGCGACGCTGCTCGGCATCGTCGCCATCATGATGGCGATCGAATGGCACCTGGCCCTCGTGACGCTCGCCGTCGTGCCGGTGGTGTTCGTCGCGATCAACTACTTCCGCGTCAAGGCGCGGCAGAACTACCGCGCCATCCGCGATCGCCTGGCACGCCTCAACGCCTACCTGCAGGAGGCGCTCGCCGGCATGACGGTCATCCAGTTGTTCGCCCGCGAAGAAACCAGCCAGCGGCGGTTCGACCGCCTCAACGAGGACTTTCGCGACGCCAACCACTACGCGAACATCTACGAGGCGGCGCTGTTCTCGATCATCGAGGCGATCAGCTCGGTCGCCATCGCGCTCATCCTCTGGTACGGCGGCGCCGGCATCGTCGCCGGGACCTTCGCCTTCGGCACCCTGGTCGCCTTCATCGAGTACATGCAACGCTTCTTCGTGCCGATCCGCGACTTCTCGACCAAATACGCGGTGATGCAGTCGGCGATGTCATCGGCCGAACGAATCTTCGAGCTCCTCGACCAGCCGGTGCCGATCGCCAGCCCGGCGGCGCCGCGCGTGCCGTCGACGGTTCGCGGCCGCATCGAATTCGACCGCGTCTGGTTCGCCTACGTCGACGAGGAATGGGTGCTGCGCGACCTCTCGTTCACGGTGGCGCCGGGCGAGACCATCGCGCTGGTGGGTCCCACGGGCTCGGGCAAGACGACGATCATCAAGCTGCTCAATCGCAGCTACGACGTGGCGCGGGGGCGGGTGCTGGTCGACGGCGTCGACGTGCGCGACTGGGACCTGGCGGCGCTGCGCCGGCACATCGGCGTCGTGCTACAGGACGTGTTCCTCTTCAGCGGCACGGTGGCGAGCAATCTGACGCTCGACCGCGCCGACATCTCGCGCGACACCGCGGTCGCCGCCGCCCAGGCGGTGCACGCCGATCCGTTCATCCGCCGCTTGCCGCGCGGCTACGACGAGCCGGTGCGCGAGCGCGGCAACAATCTCTCGATCGGCCAGCGCCAGTTGCTCTCGTTCGCCCGCGCCCTCGCCTATGCGCCGAGCGTGCTGGTGCTCGACGAGGCGACGTCGAGCATCGACAGCGAGACCGAGACGCTGATTCAGGACGCCCTGCGCCGGCTGCTCGCCGGCCGCACCTCGCTGGTCGTCGCCCATCGCCTCTCGACCATCGAAGACGCCGATCGCATCCTCGTGCTGCACGCCGGCGCGCTGCGCGAATCCGGGACGCACGCCGAGCTGTTGCGGCATCGCGGCCTCTACTATCGACTGTACCAGCTCCAGTACGCGGCGGGCGATCGCGCCCGCGCCGACGCGCACTCCGTCGCCGCGTCATGA
- a CDS encoding ABC transporter ATP-binding protein gives MTRLLGYLRRYLVRYAVGGICLLITASLAMAVPYLLKRGIDAIQRGEPFRVAAELAAAIVVIAIVQAVTRTLSRALIFNVGRDVERDLRADLFAHLQRLPLTYYQHQQTGDLMSRLVNDVTAIRMLLGVGVLNLVNTPIYYAYGLTIMLTLDPLLTLLSLLPFPVLLFAVKRVSRTLMEQTMRVQEGLASLSSAVQENISGIQVVKAYAAEDVAVARFAHLNEAFTRQSVELARVRGRLMPLMKLAAGAGTLVVLWVGGWQVIGGRIGLGDLVAFIGYLNLLAWPTMALGWMLSIVQRGRAALLRLEHIFATVPAIADAADAAPLPAVRGAVELRHVSFAYPSPDNGHPVVNDLSLTLEAGQKLGIVGRTGAGKSSLVQLLPRLFDVSEGAVLLDGRDVRTLPLAQLRRAIAVVPQDPFLFSRRIRDNIAFALDNADPDTVRRAAEIAGVAADIEAFPQGYDTVVGERGITLSGGQKQRLTLARAIAAAPRVLVLDDALSSVDTRTEHAILARLREAMAGCTRIVIAHRVSTVMDADHIAVIDDGRIVELGTHAALVARDGLYAELYRQQQMEEEIEAL, from the coding sequence GTGACACGCCTTCTCGGCTACCTGCGCCGCTATCTCGTGCGCTACGCCGTCGGCGGCATCTGTCTGCTGATCACCGCCTCGCTCGCGATGGCGGTGCCCTACCTGCTCAAACGCGGCATCGACGCCATCCAGCGCGGCGAGCCGTTCCGCGTCGCCGCCGAGCTCGCCGCCGCCATCGTCGTCATCGCGATCGTGCAGGCGGTGACCCGTACGCTATCGCGCGCCTTGATCTTCAACGTCGGCCGCGACGTCGAGCGCGACCTGCGCGCCGACCTCTTCGCCCACCTGCAGCGGCTGCCGCTGACCTACTATCAGCACCAGCAGACCGGCGATTTGATGTCGCGCCTGGTCAACGACGTCACCGCCATCCGCATGCTGCTCGGCGTCGGCGTTCTGAACCTGGTGAACACGCCGATCTACTACGCCTACGGCCTCACCATCATGCTCACCCTCGATCCGCTGCTGACGCTGCTGTCGCTGCTGCCGTTCCCGGTGCTGCTGTTCGCGGTCAAGCGGGTCAGCCGCACCCTGATGGAGCAGACGATGCGCGTCCAGGAGGGGCTCGCCAGCCTGAGCAGCGCCGTGCAGGAGAACATCAGCGGCATCCAGGTGGTGAAGGCCTACGCGGCCGAGGACGTCGCCGTGGCGCGCTTCGCGCACCTGAACGAGGCGTTCACGCGGCAGAGCGTCGAGCTGGCGCGCGTCCGCGGCCGGCTCATGCCGCTGATGAAGCTCGCCGCAGGCGCCGGCACGCTCGTGGTGCTCTGGGTCGGCGGTTGGCAGGTGATCGGCGGCCGCATCGGCCTCGGCGACCTGGTGGCCTTCATCGGCTACCTCAACCTGCTCGCCTGGCCGACGATGGCGCTCGGCTGGATGCTGTCGATCGTGCAGCGCGGCCGGGCGGCGTTGCTCCGCCTCGAGCACATCTTCGCCACCGTGCCGGCAATCGCCGACGCCGCCGATGCCGCTCCGCTGCCGGCGGTGCGCGGCGCCGTCGAACTCCGCCACGTCAGCTTCGCCTACCCCAGTCCCGACAACGGCCATCCGGTGGTGAACGATCTGTCGCTCACGCTCGAGGCCGGGCAGAAGCTCGGCATCGTCGGACGCACCGGTGCCGGGAAGAGCTCGCTCGTGCAACTGCTGCCCCGTCTGTTCGACGTCTCGGAGGGCGCCGTCCTGCTCGACGGGCGCGACGTCCGGACGCTGCCGCTCGCGCAACTGCGCCGCGCCATCGCGGTCGTGCCGCAGGATCCGTTTCTCTTCTCCCGCCGCATCCGTGACAACATCGCCTTCGCGCTCGACAACGCCGATCCCGACACGGTGCGGCGGGCCGCCGAGATCGCCGGCGTCGCGGCCGACATCGAGGCCTTTCCGCAGGGCTACGACACCGTCGTCGGCGAGCGCGGCATCACGCTCTCCGGCGGTCAGAAGCAGCGCCTGACGCTGGCGCGCGCCATCGCGGCGGCGCCGCGCGTGCTGGTGCTCGACGACGCGCTGTCGAGCGTCGATACCCGCACCGAACACGCGATCCTCGCCCGCCTGCGCGAGGCCATGGCCGGCTGCACCCGCATCGTCATCGCCCACCGCGTCTCGACGGTGATGGACGCCGACCACATCGCGGTGATCGACGACGGCCGCATCGTCGAGCTCGGCACCCACGCGGCGCTGGTGGCGCGCGACGGCCTCTATGCCGAGCTCTACCGCCAGCAGCAGATGGAAGAGGAGATCGAGGCGCTGTGA